In Pseudobythopirellula maris, the genomic stretch TGCTCGGCAACGCCTCGTACCACCGCGAGTCGTGGAACGAGAACGGCGGCGTGCGGGTCCAGGGCACCACGGCCGTCGACCAAGCCGACTTCACCCGTGTGGTTCCGGTCACCGAGATCGAGATCGGCAGCAAGGTCTTCCTGACCAGCAACATGTCGCTCTCGGGTGGTTACTTCTTCCAGGCCTGGCACGATCTGGGCATGGGCGCCGAGGTGCAAGTGAACGACGCCGCGAATGACCTGCGGTTCGACGACGCGAACATCCTCGGCTTCGACGGCTTCTTCGTCCGCGGCGAGGCGACTTTCTGAGTCTCGACGCAGCCGCGTCGCTCTCCGGGGGGTGGGCGACGCGACGACACACCAGGGGGGGACGGCGGGGCCGGTTCTGAAAAGAGCCGGCCCCGCTTATGCGCGGTCAGCAAAACGAAACGGCGGGGGTTTGGCTGACGGGGAAGCTGGCCTGCCACGGGAATCTGGCCTGCCGAAAGACTTGGCGCCGCGGACAGCGCGCAAAAAAATCGCCCCTCGCGTCCGTGCCCCCAGCAGAGGGGACGCCGAATCAGGGGCGAATCAAAAATGGGCGTGCCGTGGAACGGCCGCGATCAGGCGCGGCTGCTGAGCAAACGCTCGCGGCGGTTGCGGCGTTGGGCGCGCAACTTAGCGCGACGCTTCGTGGCGCTCGGCTTCTCGTAGAACTCGCGGATACGCATCTCTTTCTTGATGCCACTGCGCTCGACCAGCTTGCGGAACCTCCGCACGGCCTCTTGAGCGGTCTCCTTGTCTCGAAGCGTAAGCTTAACCACGTCTTTTCGTCGCTCTTGGGTGAATGTAAGGGGCGGTGAATTTAGGGGGCGCGAGGGGTTCGGCCGCCCCCGGTGGGGGCCCTCTTTGTGCGCCGAGCCATGCAGTATAGCAGTTCCCGCCGATGACGCCAGACGCCTTGGGGAACTGTTCTACCATCTCTTCGGCATCCCCCAGCGGCCTGGCGCCCTATTGCGGACCTAACTGTCAGGACCTGTCCTAGCCGGCAAAAAGCCCCCCGCTTGGCGGACCGCTACGCCACGTAAAACCGGCGCCTCATGCGGTTTTTGCACGGTCTTGGAGGCAGGAACGGCTCGGCTAGCGGGCGTCGCGACGCCGATCTCCTACTGCGGCCGCCAGAGCGCCGGCGTGATTCCCCCCCGAACGCGACCGGCGCCAAACGAGGTTGTAGGCGTTTCCCCCAACGCTTCCCTCGCGGCCTACCCCCCCCTGGGGCGGCGACGCCAGCACCCCCGCTGGCGTCGCCGCCACGCACACAAGCGCTCTGAGATTCTGCATGTCAGCAAACAAGCCTGTCGACGAGCGGATCTCCAGCCTCGACCGTCGCCAAGACGAATTGATCGAGGCCCTCGACTCGCTCAACGAGCGGATCGAGTCGGCTCTGGCCGAGATGGCCAGCAGCTGACGGCCCCTGCCAAGGGCCACGCGCGGGCGTGCGATGGGAAAAGCGGAGGCCGGCCCCTGTTCAGCGATGCTCGAAGAACTTGCCGCAGCCGGGGCACTTGGCGAACCACATCGGCGCCGAGGCGCCACACTCGCAGCGGCGGTTGTGGCGGATGACGCTCGAACTGAGCAGGCTGCCGCTGCTGCTGGCGTCTTCGTGCGGGTGATCGTCGAACACCGAGGAATCCGACCCCACGGGTTTGCTCCCGCCCGCCCGCACCGGGTGGTGGGCGCGGATCTCGTCGGCCCGGGCCTGCTTCAGGGCGCGTTCGGCCTCGTTGGAGTGCATGACGTCGGGCACCTGCACGACGACCTGCCCCTCGCACCGCGGGCAAAGGCCCTTCTTGCCGGCGTACTTGTTCTTGACCTTGAAGACATGCCCATGGGGGCAGTGGACCTGGATACCCATCCGAACAAGACTCCTCGCTACGCCGATGCGCAGAGCCCGATGGTCGCCTCGCCAAGGGGCGACCGGCAGAGCGCTGAAAACCCGAAACATCGCCGGTTCGGTCCGCGCTCCCTGGGCCCCCCAAGATCAAGGCGGGGTCCTTCGGACGCGAGGCCGAGCGCCTCTTCTCGTTCGCGTCGCAGCTAGAAATGATCAGCTCACCGCCGAGCGTCGGAACGCGTCGAGGGCGAGGTGGGTCGCGGCTTGGTCAGACGTAAAGCGATTCGACGACAGAAGCATTCCCCGACAGGGGCGCCTCGCGAACAGCGAGCCGTTCCCTACCAAGGCGGGCGTCGCGGCGACGAGGATGAGAATCAGATAAGAGGAGTCGTTCTAGGGAGTCGCCGGCGCCTCTCCCTCTATTTTATCGAGCCGATGATCCCCTCGCAACATAATCCTGTCACCTGGCGACAACCTCGTCAGCCCAAAAATCCGGGCCCCAAGCCGAGACGCGGCGACTAAAATCGGGCCGATGTCCTCCCACAAACGTGCAATACCGGCGGTTTTCGCCCGGCAAACCGGCCTGATGGCTGGGTTGCTGGCCGCGGTCCTGCTGGCTGCCGTGGCGGGCGAGCGGGTTCGTGGGCTGCTGGCCAGCAGCGCCCAGTTGGCCTCTCTCTCGGTGGCGATCGCCCTGCCGCTGGGCCTCTTGCTGGCTCTGCTGCTGGCCAAAACCGACACGCCCGGCCGGCGCCCTGCCCTGCTGTTGCTCGTGGCCGGCATGTTCACGCCGCTGCACTTTGTCGCCGCCGGCTGGGACGCCGCCCTCGGCGTCTCCGGCGTGCTAACGCCATGGCTGGCTCTCGCTGCATCCGATGGTTTGAGCAGCGCGCCGCTGATCGCCGGGTGGCGAGGCGCCGTTTGGGTGCACGCCATGGCGGCCACGCCGTGGGTCGCCATGATCGCGGCCGCCGGGCTGTGGTCGGTCGACGCGGAGCTCGAAGAAGACGCCCTGCTCGACGCCCCGCCGCACCGGGTGCTGCGTCGCATCACGCTGCCGCTCGCCGCGGGCGCGCTAGCGGCGGGGGCCTTGTGGGCGGCGGCTGTGGCGGCGTCGGAGATGACCGTCACGGACCTGTACCAGGTGCGCACCTTCGCCGAGGAGGTGTACACCCAGGCGGCGCTCGGCTCGCTGGATTTCACCGCGACGCCCGACGCCGCGCTGCCGCCTGGCGCCGTGCGGGGCCGCCTGGCCCTGGCCGGCGGAGTGGGCCTCGTCGCCCTCGGCGCCTTCGCGAGTCTGATGCTCGTCCGCCGATCGGTGAGGGTCGACGCCACCGCCGAGCGTCGCCCGGCGTGGCGCGCCGAGTTGGGGCGATGGCGGCCGCTCGGCGCCGCGACGCTCGCGATGCTCATGCTGCTGGTGGTCGGCGTGCCGGTTGCCGCGCTCGCCTCGAACGCCGGGACGGAGGTCGTGCCGGCGGGCGACACGGTTCAGCGGCAGAGGTCCGCCACGAAGCTCATCGGCGCCATCGCCGCGGCGCCGTGGCAGCACCGCCGCGAGCTGACGCAGAGCACGCTTGTCGGCGCGGCGGCGGCGACCTCGGCGGTCGTGTTCGGCGCGCTGGCGGCGTGGCGGCTGCGGCGCGGCGTGGCGCCGCTCACGACCGCGCTGATGGCGTTCGCCCTGGCGATACCCGGGCCGCTGCTGGGGCTCGCCATTATCCGCCTGCTGAACCAGCCGACCGACTCGCCCGTTTGGTGGCTGGCGTGGCTCTACGACCACACCCAAACCGGCCCCTGGATCGCGCAGACCGTGCGCGCCACGCCGATCGCCGCGCTCGTGCTGTGGCCCCCCTTGGCGAGCGTGCCGCAATCGGCGCTCGACGCGGCCCGCCTCGAGGGCGCCGGCCCGCTGCGGAGGTTGTGGGGGGTCGCGGCGCCGATGCGTCTCGGGGCGTTCGCCGCCGCCTGGCTGGCGGCGTTAGCCGTCGCCCTGGGCGAGCTGGCCGCCACGGTGCTCGTCGCCCCGCCCGGCACGCCGCCGCTGGCGGTCCGTGTTTTTTCGCTGTTGCACTACGGGGTCGAAGACCGCGTGGCGGCGATCTGCTTGGTGCTGATGCTCGGCTACACCGCGATGGCGGCGGCGGCCATCGTGCTGTGGCGGCGATCGATGGCCGGCGGCGTCTGACTCGCCCCGGGCAGTCGACCGGCGGACCGGCGGGAGGCGTCTCCTACAGCACAACGATACTCTTCTTAGGGGTAAATCACCCAGCGAGCCCCCCCATGGCTACATCGTCGCTCTTCACACGCTAGAATGGCGGGACCGGAACCACGAGGCTCGAGGCGCGCGGCTTGTCACCTATCAAGAATCACAAACGACCTGCGCCTCTGATGTGGGCGAGGTTGATGTTGCTGCTCCTCGCCGCGGCGATGCTCACGGCGCCGGGCTGCAGTTGTCGCACCGAAACGCCGCAGGAGCGCGCGGCGCGACTCGCTCAAGAGGCCGAGGAGCTGGCCAAGAAGAAGGCTGAGCAAGAGCAGGAACAGAAGGGGATCGCGCTCAGTCTGCCCACTCCCATGCCGGGCCGCCGCGACGCGCCGTCGATGCTGTTCAAGCCGGGCCACTGGTCGTCGGTGGCGCAAGGCGCCAAGTCGAACGCGGAGGACTTCGAAGGTTTGCTCTCGCAGTCGTTCGTCGACGAGCAGAACGACCCCCTGCCCACGGCCGGGGCACCGTTCGCCCTCTCCTTCAGCCGCGACATCGTGCTGCCCAAGGGGGCGCCCAAGCAAGTCGAATCGGTCGTCTGGCCGCCGATCGAAGCGGGCCAGCTGCGCATGCGCACAACGCTCCGCGACCGCAAGAGCGGCGCCCTGGTCGACGACGCGCCGCTCACTGTCCAGACGCTGCTCGATCACCAGTACCACTTCTTGGTGCTCGCCAAAGAGGCTTCGCGTTACGGGTTCCTCGACAGCCTCTACAGCGTCAACGCCACGCTGCCCGACAGCGTCGACTTCGGCGCCCTCGCGCCGATGACCGCGCCGTCGACGCTCGACGCCGATCGCAACTACCGCGTGGTCGCACCGCGGGTGGACGACGCCGAGTTCGGCATCCTGGCGCCCGACAACCCGCTAGCCTGGACCTCGATCGCCTGCGTCGTGTGGGACGAGGTCGACCCCGAGGCGTTGCGTCCCACGCAGCGCGACGCGCTGGTCGACTGGCTCCACTGGGGCGGCGTGATGCTGGTGAACGGGCCCGACTCGCTCGACCTGTTGCGAGGCTCGTTCCTCGACGAGTTCCTGCCCGCCGAGTCGGCCGGCGCCCGGGAGATCGTCGCAGCCGACCTCGCCCCGCTGGCCAGCCGCTACGGCGTCGCGCGGCGTTCCGGCGAGCTGAAGGTCTCGCGCCCGTGGTCGGGCGTGCGGCTCACGAAGCGCCCCGCGGGCGCGTGGGCGCCGGGGCTCGACGGCTTGGTGGCCGAACGCCGGGTGGGCCGCGGACGCATGGTCGTTACCGCCATGCAACTCGCCGAACCCGATCTGATCAACTGGCGCGACGGCGTGGACAATTTCTACAACGCCGTGCTGCTGCGTCGCCCGCCTCGCCTCTTCAAGCCCAACCGGTTCAATCCCTCGCTGGCGGTCGTTTACTGGGACGGCCCCGAGCCGCTGAAGCTCGACCCGGCGCTCAACAGCCGTGTGCGGGTGTTCGCGCGCGACGCGGCGGCGGTGGATGGCGATCTCGCCGCCAGCTTCGTGGACGAAGACGCGCAGGTCGCCGGCGGGTTCAGGTTCAACGCCCCGCCGACGACGTCCCGCGGCGTCCAGAGTCTCGCGGGCCTCAAGACGGCTGTTCCCCCCAAGCGCCGCGGCGGCGTCGCCGCCTGGCGTAGCGACACGCCCGTGGCCAACGCGGCCCGCGAGGCGTTGCGCAAGGCGGCGGGCGTCACGGTGCCGGGCGCCGGCTTCGTCGCCGCCTGGCTCGCCGCCTACCTCGTGCTGCTTGTGCCGATGAACTGGCTCTTCTTCAAGGCGCTCGGCCGGGTCGAGTTGGCGTGGATCGCCGCGCCGATCATCGCCCTGCTCGGCGCCCTGGTGGTGGTTCGTCAGGCGCAGCTCGATATCGGCTTTGTCCGCGCCCGGACCGAGATCGCCGTGATCGAGACCCAGCCCGAGCACCCGCGGGCGTGGGTCACCCGTTACAACGCGTTCTACACGTCGCTCTCGGCCGCTTACGAGCTGGAGTTCGACAACCCCACGGCGGTCGCCACACCCTTCTGGCGCGGCCCGCAGGACGACCGCGCCCGGCTCAGCGGCCTGGCTCCGGTGAGCTACGAGCGGCTGGAGCGCTCACGCCTGAAGGGCATGACGATCTCGTCGGCGTCGACCGACTTTGTCATGAGCGAGGAGGTGCGCGACCTCGGCCCGTTGCTGCGGGTTGGCAAGTCGTACAACGGCGTCGATCAACTGGAGAACCACTCCGAGCTGCGGTTCGAGAACCTGGTGATCGTCGAGCGACGCGACGGCTCGCGCGGCTCTAAGGGCAAAGCCGCCAAGCCGCGACTCGACGGCGTTTGGATCGGAGAGCTCCCCCCCGGCGAGGCGACGCCGATCGCCCTGCGTCCAACGATGGCGGGCGACGCGGCGCCTTTCGCTGCGCAGAGGCAGCAAGCCCGCGCCGATCGCGGCGCCGACGCGAAGACCCTCGACCTCGAGCCGCTCTTTGCCCTGGCGCTCGACGCGCGCGAATTCGAGCCGGGCGAGCGGCGTGTGATCGCCTCGGTCGCCGGCCCGCTCGACGGGCTCACCGTGAGCCCCGATTCGTCGCAGGCGGGCGGCGCCGCTCTGGTGGTGATGCACCTCCGCTACGGCCCCACGCCGCCGCCCGTGAACGACAAGAACGCGCCGATCGATGTGACACAGACCAACGACGGGGGGTAGTGAGGCCAAAGGCTTTCCTGCCGCACTCCCCTCCCCCAAGGGTGAGGGGAAAAAGAACAAGTCCTTTCTCAGTCGCTCACGACTCACCGCTAACAGCTAAAAAGCTCGTCGCATGATCGAGATCCGCAACTTCGGCAAAACCTACGGCGACTTCGTCGCGGTGGAGGACCTGAGCCTCGACATCGGGGCGGGTGAGATGTTCGGCTTCATCGGCCCCAACGGCGCCGGCAAGAGCACCACCATCCGCTTCCTCGCCACGCTGCTGCGCGCCACGCACGGCGAGGCGACGGTGAACGGCTGCAGCGTGAACGACGACCCGATCGGCGTGCGCCGCTCGGTCGGCTACATGCCCGACATGTTCGGCGTGTACGACGGCATGAAGGTGTGGGAGTTCCTCGACTTCTTCGCCGTGGCGTACGAGATCCCCAAGGCGCAGCGCAAGGGGGTCATTGGCGACGTGCTCGAGCTCTTGGACCTCACGCACAAGCGCGACGACTACGTGAACGGCCTGTCGCGCGGCATGAAGCAGCGGCTCTGCTTGGCCAAGACCTTGGTCCACGACCCGCCGGTGCTGATCCTCGACGAACCGGCGAGCGGCCTCGACCCGCGTGCCCGGCTTGAGGTCAAAGCGCTGCTCAAAGAGCTCCGCAAGATGGGCAAGACGATCCTCATCTCGAGCCACATCCTCACCGAGCTGGCCGACGTCTGCACGAGCATCGGCATCATCGAACGCGGCAAGCTGTTGCTCTCCGGGCCGATCGACAAGGTCTACCGCAAGATCCAGCAGAACCGCCACCTCGTAGTCCGCTTCGCCGGCGACCCGGCGCCCGGCCTGAGCCTCGTTCGCAGCGACCCCAACGTGCGCGCGATCCAGGAAGAGACGCGCGGCGCCACGGTCGAGCTGGCCGGCACGGACGACGACGTGCAGCGGCTGATGCGGGCGCTGGTCGCCGCCAAGGTCGGCCTCGTGTCGTTCGCCGACAAGGAGCCGACCTTGGAGGATGTCTTTATGATGGTCACTAAGGGGTTGGTGACGTGAGTAATTTGCCTCACGCGGGAGGATCAGCCGCGACCGCGTCGCGACGCCGCGGCAAACCCGCCGCTCGCAACCAGCAACAGCGCCGCGCCGGCTGGCTCGGGCACCTGCGCCGTGGCCACGACGAGTCCCTCGTGCCAAATCCCGAGGGAGGGGTCAAGCGGGGGGTCGTCGCCCGCAAAAGTCTCGGTCAACCACGAGACGTTCAGCGTGAGGGTTGCGAGGCCGTTCTCGATGACCAACGTGTCGTCGATGACGTTCGGCGCCTCGTTCACGTTGTAGGATGTTCCGTTGGTCAGATCCACGCTAATCGAGCCGGCATCCA encodes the following:
- the rpsU gene encoding 30S ribosomal protein S21, whose amino-acid sequence is MVKLTLRDKETAQEAVRRFRKLVERSGIKKEMRIREFYEKPSATKRRAKLRAQRRNRRERLLSSRA
- a CDS encoding ABC transporter permease, whose amino-acid sequence is MSSHKRAIPAVFARQTGLMAGLLAAVLLAAVAGERVRGLLASSAQLASLSVAIALPLGLLLALLLAKTDTPGRRPALLLLVAGMFTPLHFVAAGWDAALGVSGVLTPWLALAASDGLSSAPLIAGWRGAVWVHAMAATPWVAMIAAAGLWSVDAELEEDALLDAPPHRVLRRITLPLAAGALAAGALWAAAVAASEMTVTDLYQVRTFAEEVYTQAALGSLDFTATPDAALPPGAVRGRLALAGGVGLVALGAFASLMLVRRSVRVDATAERRPAWRAELGRWRPLGAATLAMLMLLVVGVPVAALASNAGTEVVPAGDTVQRQRSATKLIGAIAAAPWQHRRELTQSTLVGAAAATSAVVFGALAAWRLRRGVAPLTTALMAFALAIPGPLLGLAIIRLLNQPTDSPVWWLAWLYDHTQTGPWIAQTVRATPIAALVLWPPLASVPQSALDAARLEGAGPLRRLWGVAAPMRLGAFAAAWLAALAVALGELAATVLVAPPGTPPLAVRVFSLLHYGVEDRVAAICLVLMLGYTAMAAAAIVLWRRSMAGGV
- a CDS encoding ABC transporter ATP-binding protein; this encodes MIEIRNFGKTYGDFVAVEDLSLDIGAGEMFGFIGPNGAGKSTTIRFLATLLRATHGEATVNGCSVNDDPIGVRRSVGYMPDMFGVYDGMKVWEFLDFFAVAYEIPKAQRKGVIGDVLELLDLTHKRDDYVNGLSRGMKQRLCLAKTLVHDPPVLILDEPASGLDPRARLEVKALLKELRKMGKTILISSHILTELADVCTSIGIIERGKLLLSGPIDKVYRKIQQNRHLVVRFAGDPAPGLSLVRSDPNVRAIQEETRGATVELAGTDDDVQRLMRALVAAKVGLVSFADKEPTLEDVFMMVTKGLVT